CCGGTCCGGCGGTGCCGGGTGTCCGACTGCTGCCCGTAGGCGAATATGTTCGGCCGCAAGCCGACGAGTTCGGGGGCCGTACGGTCGGGCATGAGCGCGATCCCGGGCGAGGTCGACACCGACCGCCAGCCCCCGATGACGGTCCCGCTCCGGCACTTCCTCGTCGGGCTGGGGCTACTGGTCGCCGGCGGCGCCGTCGGCGTCCTCGACGCGGTGGGGACGCTGTCGGGTCTGTCGGGGCTGGCGCACGTCCACCTCCTGCTGGCGGGGTGGGTCTGCGTGACGATCATGGGCGCGATGGTGCAGTTCGTCCCCGTGTGGTCGAACGTCGCGCTGCACTCGCGGCGGCTCGCGACGGCCCAGCTGTGGCTCGTCGCCGCCGGCGTCGCCGGGATGGCCGCCTCCTTCGCGACCGGCGCCGTCGGCTGGGTCCACGCCTTCGGCGGCCTCGCCCTGCTGGGGTTCTGGACGTTCGTCTACAACGTCGGCCGGACCCTGCTCGGCGCCCGGCCCTGGGACGTGACCGAGCGCCACTTCGCGCTCGCGCTCGCCTTCTTCGCCGTCGTCCCCGCGATGGGGTTCGCCCTCGCGATGGATTACTCGGTCCTCTTTCTCGCCGACTCGCCGGTCAGCCGCGTCCGGTTGACCGCCGCCCACGCGACGCTTGCGGTCTTCGGTGCCGTCCTCACAACGGTACTGGGCGCGCTCTACCAGCTCGCCACGATGTTCACCCAGACCGAGCTACACGGTGTCGACACCCACCTCCAGCGGTTCGAGGAGGTCGGCTACCCGGCCGGCGTCCTCGCGCTCGCGACCGGGCGGCTGCTCGGGTCGGCGCCGCTGGCCCGCGTCGGCGGTCTCCTCGTCGCCGTCGCCCTCGGCGGGTTCGCCGTCGTCCTCGCGCGCAGGCTCGTCGAGACCTCCGTCGAGCGGACGCCGATGCTCTCGCGCTACGCCGTGGCCGCCGTCGCGATGGCCGCCTGGGCCGTCCTCACCGGCCGCGCCTGGCTCGCCGACCCGCTGGCCCCGTCGGCGCTGTTCGGCGGCGGGCCGGTCCACCTGCTCGTCTTCGGCGTCGTCGGCTTCGTCGTCCTCGGCACCCTCTATCACGTCGTCCCGTTCATCGTCTGGGTCCACCGCTACAGCGACCTGCTGGGGTACGAACAGGTCCCGATGATCGACGACCTCTACGACGACCGCCTCGCCGCCGCCGACTTCGCCTGCATCGCCCTCGGGACGGCCGGTCTCCTCGCGGCGAGCGCCCTCGATCTCCCCGCGACCGTCACGGCCGGCTCGGGCGCCCTCGCGACGGTCGGGTTCGCTCTGTTCGCCGCGAACCTGCTCGTGGTCGTCCGCGAGCACAGCCCTCGTCCCCTCCGCGGCGTGCTCGTCTCCCGACTCGGTGAGGGCGGCGCCGTGACGGACGACCCCGACGACGCGCCCGCGACCACCGAGGACACCGCGCCCTGAGAAGCGCGGGATTCTCGTCACCGGCGCGCGCTGGCGCGAGTCTCGCCTCGCGACCGTAGCCGCGCGAGGTCTGCGAGCGACCAGGGCGTCGTCTGCACACCCGAGGAACCGCCGGTCCCTCGCCGTCTTCGCGAGCGGTGCTCTCGCCCGATCCCGGAATTCTCCGATTTTCCGAGACACCGACCGCGAGCGGGCCGAGGGCGTCCAGCACCTGCTGTCGACTGCGGTCGCCGTCGCTCAACGCTTCACGGGACATCCAGCAGAAACACCCGCTCGACTCGCACGCCGAGCAGTCCCCGCTCGACGGACACACCGACCCACGGTCCTCAGTACGCGAACTCCGCCTCGACGGACTGGGCCGCCCGCACGAGTTCGGTGACGGCCTCGCGGTTCGAGAGCAGTTGCATCTCCGACCCCTCGAACTCCAGCGAGCCGCCCATCACGGCCTCCGTGACGTCGATGTCGTCCGCCAGGAGGTCGACCCAGACGGCGTAGGGGCCGGCCAGCCCGAAGTCGTAGTCGGCGTCGGGGTCGTTGCCGCGGGCGGCCACGCAGGCGCCGTCGGCGACGACGACGGTGAGCGTGACGGGGTCGCCGTCGTAGCGGTCGTCCGGCAGGATGACGAACCGGAAGGTCGCGTCGAAGCCCGCGGCCGCCTCCGCGAACGCCTCGCGGTCGTTGAGTCGCGCCTGGAGCCGGTCGGCCCACTCGTCGGCCTCGCCCGGCAGCGTCGGTGTCATTGGTCCGGTGTGGCTCGCTCGGCGGCTTTGGTGTTTCGGGTTCCGGCGGCGAGCGGCGCCGCCCCCTCGACAGTGCACACGGCCGGGGAACGAGCGGCGAGCGCCCCGCTACAGCTCCAGCCCGCGGATCGCGACGGACCCCTCGCCGTCTTCGACGCGGCCGACGATCCGGCCGTCCTCGGTGGCGTTGACGACTTCTTCGGCGTCGGCCTCGGGCATCGCGGCGACGAACCCGGTGCCCATGTTGAACGTGCGGTGCATCTCCTCGTCGGTCACGTCGCCCTCCTGCTGCACGAACGCGAAGACCGGCTGGGCGTCGAAGGGGTCGGTGATCTCGTAGTGGCGATCGCCCATCCGGGTGAGGTTCGTCCACCCGCCGCCGGTGACGTGGGCGGCGGCGTGGGTGTCGACCTCCCGGAGCGGGCCGAGCAGGTCGCTGTAGATGCGCGTGGGTTCGAGCAGTTCCTCGCCGATGGAGCGGTCGGGCTCGGGCGGGAACGGGTCGGTGTACCCGTGGTCGCGCGTGACGGCCTCGCGGGCGAGCGTCAGGCCGTTCGAGTGGATCCCCGAGGAGGGCCACCCCACGACCACGTCGCCGGCCTGGGCCTCGCCGGGGAAGACCCCGTCCTTGGGGGCGAGGCCGGCGCAGGTCCCGGCGATGTCCAGGCCCTTGATCACGTCGGGCATCACGGCCGTCTCGCCGCCGACCAGCGCGACGCCGGCCCGTTCGGCGCCCTCGTCGAGTCCCTCGCCGATCTGCTCGGCCGTCTCGTCGTCGGGCTCCTCGACGGCGAGGTAGTCGACGAAGGCGACTGGGTCGACGCCCGCCGCCACGAGGTCGTTGGCGTTCATCGCGATGCAGTCGATGCCGATGGTCGAGTAGTCGTCGAGCGCCTCGGCCACCAGGAGTTTCGTGCCGACGCCGTCGGCCGCCAGCGCGAGGTAGCGGTCGCCGATGTCCAGCAGGCCGGCGAAGTCGCCCTCGAAGTCGCCGGTGGCGCCGACCAGCGCCGCCGTCGCGGCCTCCTGGCCGGCGATGTCGACGCCCGCCTCGGCGTAGGTCAGTCCCTCGCCGTCCTCGTTCGTGTCGCTCCCGTTCGCCGCGTCGTCGGCGTCCCCGTCGGTCATGTGGGATACCCCGCGGAGCGCGAGCAAAAGGCCACCGTTTCGGGTGGAACGGGGCGGCCAGCGGTGGCCGCCGCGCGAGCGGGCTACCCCTCGAAGGGCGGCTCGTAGTCGTTGCGGATGTAGTAGCGCACCCAGTTGCCGTAGGTGCGGTCGGCGGGGGTGTCGGAGACCTGTTCGTAGCGGACGGTGCCGCTCTCGTCGATCACGTAGGTCGCGGCGAGGCCGGTCAGGCCGTGGCTCGTCTCCTCGGTGCCGCTGTAGCGGTCGCAGACCTCGCCGTCGGGGTCGGCGAGCAACTGGATCTGCAGGTCGTAACGGTCGCGCATCTCCGTGACCTCGGGGAGCGGGTCGGGGACGACGGGGACGACGCTCACGTCGTCGTGGAACCACATGTCGTAGGACACTTCGCTGAACGTCTGGAGCTGCTCGGCACAGAAGGAACACCAGACGCCGCGGTTGATCAGGACGACCGCCGGCCCCTCCTCGAGTTCGTCGCTCAGCGAGACGGTGTCCCCGGCCGTGCTCGGCAGTTCGAACTCGGGAGCGGATTCGCCTTCGAGACTCATACCTCCCGGGAGGGACGCGAGCGTGGTAAGTCGCCGGCCGGCAGTGTGCGGGTCGCGCCCAGGCGCGACGGCGCGTTCGGCGCGAGCGTCAACTGGCCGCGGAACCCTCGTCCTCGACGCTCTCGTCGATGGCCATCCCGGTCGTCATGACCGCCTGCATCCCCTCCTCGACGGACAGGTCCACGTCGAAGATCCGGTCCTCGGGGAGGTTGACGAGGTGGCCGCCCATCACGGGGTTGGGGGCCATCGGGACGAAGACGGTCTCCATCTCGCCGTGGTCGGCGGCCTCCTCGATCGTCGGCGGCGCGCTCGCGGTGAGGAAGGCCAGCGCGAAGCAGTCCTCGCGGGGGAACTCGACGATCTTCACCTCGCGGAAGCTCTCGGTGTCGCCCTCGACCATCACGTCGCTCATGCGCTCGACGCTGGTGTAGATCGAGCCGATCCCCGGCAGGTCCTCCATGAGCACGTCGAACCGGCGGGCGATGTGCGTCTCCGGGCCGTGCTGGGCGGCGAAGCCGACGGCGAACACGAACCCCACCACGAGGGTCCCGGCCAGCAGCTGGACGACCCAGGTGCTCATCTCCCCGCCGGGGCCGACGGCGACGATCACGTCGGCCAGCGGCGACAGCAGACCGGCGACGAACCCCAGCGCCCAGACGAGCACCAGCACCGTGATCAGGAACGGGACCGTCAGCGCCAGCCCCGACAGCAGCGTCTGTCTGAGGTCCCGGCGCACCTCCCTGCTCTCCTCGGCCGCGATCTCGGCGATGTCGTCGACGTTCGGTCCGGACATACGACCGGTTGGAGCCCGAGGCCGAAGTGCCTTGTTCGGACCGGGGGCTCACCGGTTTTCCACCGGCCCCGGCCTCTCAGAAGAACGTCCGCAGGTACACCCGCTCTGACGGGAACAGCGCCGCGAGCGCGTCGGCGACCGACTCCTCGGCCACGGAGAGCCCGCCGACGCGGCGGGCGGTCGCGGCGTCGTGGTAGCCGACCACGAGCTGCGAGAGCGTCCCCACGTCGAGTGTCGCGTCCGCCTCGCCCGCCGGCTCGTCGACCGCCGCGCACTCGGCGTCGCCGCCCTCGACGGTCAGCCGGAAGTGCCCGTCGTTCCAGTCGGCCGTCCCGTCGGCCACGGCGAGCGCGAGGTCGGCGCTCGCGTCGTCGGGGTAGGGACAGGCCGCCAGCGCGTCCGTCACGTCGACGACGCGGACCATCGGCCCAGTCCGCACCTCGCAGTCGACCGCGTCGGGGTCGGGAACGAGATCGAGGAGATCCGCTCGACCCTCGCGCTCGAAGTGTACCTCGGTCGCCTGGGAGTCGTGGTCGGCGAGGAATCCGAGGAGGTCGAGCCACGCCTCGTGGTCGACGGCGGCCGCGTCGTCGACGGTGAGCCGGCGCTCGTCGAACCCCTCGCCGGCGTCCGCGAAACTGTAGACGAGATAGCCCACGGGCTCGCCGGCCCGCTCCCAGACGTACGCCCACGGGCGGTCGTCGCTCCCTTCCGCCAGCACGCGCTCGCGCCACCACGTCTCAGAGCGCCGCCGGAGCGCGAGCGTCGTCGCCTCGGCGGCCGCCTCGTGGACCGACTGGAGCGTGCGCCACTCGTCGAGGTCGACCGGGCGCGCGCGGCCGTCGGCTTCCCCGCGGGCGAACGCCAGCTGGGCCGGCGGGCAGGTGTACTCGCTGTACGTGTTGGCCGTCGCCCAGCCGAACTGCTCGTAGTACGACCGCGAGAACGGCCACAGCGCCGAGAGGGGGTACTCGCCGCGCCACCGCGCCAGGGCGTCGTCGACCAGCGCGCGGACGTGCCCCGCCCGCCGGTGTTCCGGCGGCGTGGCGACGGCGGCCAGGCCGGCGAGCGGGACCCACTCGCCGCGCAGGGTCGCCCGGAAGTCGTAGTGGCCGCAGACGGCGCGGAGTTCGTCGCCGGCGACGACCCCGTACCGGTCGGCGATCCGCTCGGGCTCGTCGTCGTAGGTCTGTGGCCCGTCCCCCGGCGAGAAGGCGTAGTCGACGATCCGCCGGAACTCGGCGAAGCGGTCGGCCGACAGCGGTCGCACCGCGACGCCCGCGTCGTCGGTGTCGTCGCCGTCGCCCGTCATACTCCCCCGTTCTCGAACTCCAGGACGACGGGGCGGTGGTCGGAGACCTGCACGTCGATCACGTCGCAGCGGGTGGGCTCGATGTCGGGGGAGGCGAGGAAGAAATCGAGGGTGCGCGTCTCGGAGACCAGGGTGTCGAGCGGGCGCTTGGGCACCGTCTCGCCGGGGTCGTGGAGGACCAGCCCCGTCTCCTCGAGGGCGGTCTCGACCTCCTCCAGGCCGTCGTAGGCGTTGAAGTCGCCGGCGACGACGACGCGCTCGCGTTCGGCGACGATGGCGGCGATCTCGTCGAGCTGCTTGCGGCGGCCGCGGCCGCTCATCGCGAGGTGGACCGCGAAGATAGAGAGGTCGCCGATGCGGACCTCGGTGACGAGCCGCTTGGGGCCGGTCTCGAGGTAGTGGGCCTCGATGGTGGCGTCGATGTCGTCGCGGACGAGCAGGCCGTTCGAGAGGTGCGAGAGCACGGGCAGGCGGCCGAGGACGTTGCCGTCGCCGTACTTGGCGTCGGCGCGGGCGTGGTAGGCCAGCCCGCGGTCGGTCAGCGCCTCCGCGAGGCGGGTGACCTGCCCCTCGGTCATGGTGCGGGCCGACCCCTGGTCGACCTCCAGCAGGCAGACCACGTCGGGCCGCTCGTCGGCGATCACGTCGACGAGGCGCTCGGTGGCGCGCTGTTCGGCGGCGTCGTCGCCGAGCATCGCCCGGTGGGGTTTCAGCGCGTACTCGCGCAGCGATCCATCGTAGTCGAGCAGGTAACCGGCGTTACACGAGAGTATCTTCACACGTTCTCCGTCGCCTGTGGGGCGACCGACCGTCCGTTGGAGGGACTGAGCCGGGACGAGGGTATAAAACCGACGGTGACCTGTCGGCGGAGGAGGGCGTCGGCGTCCGCCGGACGGCGGCTCGGCGGAGCGGCGGCGACCGTACAGCGGCGCGGAGACGCGACTGGCGAGAAGCGAAACGCGAGGGGCCGCGACCCGCGGGGAGCGCCCGCGGCGGGCCCGAACCGTGCGGCGTGGGCCGACGCGGTGTCGGAGTCAGAAGGTCTCGAGGTAGCGGTCGAGCTCCCAGTCGGAGACGTCGACGCGGTAGTCGTCGAACTCCTGGGTCTTCGCCTCGACGAAGTTCTCGTAGACGTGCTCGCCGAGGGCGTCGGCGACGACCTCGTCGTTCTCGAGGGCGTCGAGGGCCTCGCCGAGGTTCGTCGGTAGCGTGTCGATGCCGTACTCCTCGCGCTTCTGTTCGTCGAACTCGTAGATGTTCTCGCGGACCGGGTCGTCGCAGTCGAGGCCGCGCTCGATGCCGTCGAGGCCGGCGTGGATGAGCGCGGCGAAGGCGAGGTAGGGGTTACACGACGGGTCCGGGAAGCGCGCCTCGATGCGGGAGGCGGCCGGGACGCGCGCGGCGGGCTTGCGGATGAGCGCCGAGCGGTTCCGGTCGGACCAGGCGACGTAGACGGGCGCCTCGTAGCCCGGGACCAGGCGCTTGTAGGAGTTGACGGTCGGGTTCGTGACCGCCGCGATGGCGGGCGCGTGTTCGAGGATGCCGGCGGTGAACTGCTTGGCCGTCTCGCTCAGGTCGAACTCGTCGTCGCCGTCGTGGAAGGCGTTCTCGCCGTCCTCCGTGAACAGCGAGAGGTGGGTGTGCATGCCCGACCCGTTGATGCGCGGGATCGGCTTGGGCATGAAGGTGGCGTGGAGGTCGTGTTCGGCCGCGATGGCGCGGACCACGGCGCGGAAAGTGGCGACGTTGTCGGCCGTCGACAGCGCGTCGTCGTAGGTGAAGTTGATCTCGTGTTGGCCCTGGGCGACCTCGTGGTGGGAGGCCTCGATGTCGAAGCCCATGTCCTCCAGGCCGAAGATGATGTCCCGTCGCACGTCCTGGGCGAGGTCCTTCGGCGCGAGGTCGAAGTAGCCGCCGGCGTCGTTGGTCTTCGTCGTCGCGCGACCCTCCTCGTCCTCCTCGAAGAGGAAGAACTCGGGCTCGGGCGCGGCGTTGACGGTGTAGCCCATGTCCTCGGCGCGCTGGATGGCGCGCTTGAGCACCCCGCGCGGGTCGCCGGAGAACGGCTGGCCGCTGGAGGTGTCGATGACGTCACAGATGAGCCGGCCGGCGGCGCTGTCGTCGTCGTTGCGCCACGGCAGGACGGCGAACGTCGACGGGTCCGGGTCCAGGCGCATGTCCGACTCCTGGATGCGGACGAAGCCGTTGATCGACGACCCGTCGAAGTAGATACCCTCGGTGAACGCCTTCTCGGCCTGGTCGGCCGGGACCGAGACGTTCTTGACCGTCCCCAGAATGTCCGTGAACTGCAGCCGCAGGAAGTCGACGTTCTGCTCCTCGATCTCGTCGAGTACGTCCTGTGCCTCGGCGGAGAGACCCCCGTCCGGTTTCGCGTTTTCGCTTGTCATTGTTATCGACACCTGAAGGGTATACCCATAGTATTAAAATCCTACCCATCTGCGCAAATCTTCCCCTTCGGGAGACGGAATTGTATATTCGTAAAATTCTAATGCCCCGGTGTCGTCTGTGGACGTAATGACGTACGAAAATCTGGACCGCAAGTTGGTAAATGCGCTGCTGGGCGACGGGCGTGCGAGCCTGCGCAGCCTCGGCGAGGACCTCGACGTGTCGGTGACCACGGTGTCGAACCACCTCTCGGACCTGGAGGAGGACGGCATCATCGAGGGGTACACCCCCAAGGTCGACTACGACAAACTCGGCTACGACGTGACCGCCATCCTCCAGCTGAAGATCGAGGGCAGCTCCCTCCCGGAGGTCACCGAGTCGCTGCGCGAGCACGACCAGATGATCTCCGTCTACGAGGTGACCGGCGACTACGACATCATCGCCATCGGCAAGTTCACCGACACCGACGGCATGAACGAGCACATCAAGGAGCTGCTCGTCGACCCCGAGATCAAGGAGTCGAACACGAGCGTCGTGCTCAACGCCGCCTCCGAGCACGAGCAGTTCGAGCTCGACACCGAGTAGCCCGGCAAGTCGACGCCGCGCAGCGGACAGTCGCGCCCGCGCCGGACGGCGTGTACCCACCGGGTGTGGGTGGCGCGATTACCACCGGTTTTCCACTCTCGTAGCGACCGCCAGCGTCCCGTAGAGTGCTCTCCCGGGTTCTCGTGCAAACGAACGGATGGCCCGGTGCGACACGCGACCGTAGCGGTCGCTGGCCGGTCGAAAACGGAGAATCGCGGACTGCGGTCGGTTCGGGAGCCGCAGCGGTCGGCGGGCGGTTCGAGGGTCGGCGGGTAAGCGTCCGCGCGCCGAAGGCGCGCGGTTCACCGGACGCGAGGGAGCGGAGCGACCGACGCGTCCGGCTTTTTCCCCAAGTTTTTGCGACGGAGGATTCCCGCAGGCGCGCGAAGCGCGCCGAGGAACTCTCCGTCGCAAAAAGCGGGCCTACATCATGCCGCCCATGCCGCCGCCCATACCGCCCATGCCGCCGCCCATGCCGCCGGGCGCGCCGCCGGGGCCGCCGGGCGCACCGCCTTCGTCGTCGTCGTCGGTGCCGCCGCCCTTCAGGTCGCCCGCGGCGATCACGTCGTCGATGCGGAGGATCATGACCGCGGCCTCCGTGGCGCTCTCGACGGCCTGGGTCTTGACGCGGAGCGGCTCGACGACGCCGTCCTCGACCATGTCGACCACGTCGCCGGAGTAGGCGTCGAGGCCGACCGTGGTCTCGCCGCCGTCGTGCCGGGAGCGCAGGTCGACCAGCGAGTCGATGGGGTCGAGGCCGGCGTTCTCGGCGAGCGTGCGCGGGACGACGTCGATGGCGTCGGCGAACGCCTCGACGGCCAGCTGCTCGCGGCCGCCGACGGAGTCGGCGAAGTCACGGAGTTCCAGCGCGAGGTGGGCCTCCGGGGCGCCGCCGCCCGGGAGGACCTGCCCGTCTTCGAGAGTCACGGAGACGACGCCCAGCGAGTCCTCGATGGCGCGCTCGACCTCGTCGGCGACGTGCTCGGTGCCGCCGCGGAGGATCATCGTGACGGCCTTGGCGTCCTCGACGTCCTCGACGAAGATGCGCTCGTCGCCGGCGACGTCCTTCTGGGCGACCGAGCCCGCGAAGCCCAGATCGTCGGCGGTGATGTCGTCGATGTTGGAGACGATGCGGGCGCCCGTCGACCGGGAGAGCGCCTTCATGTCGGACTTCTTCGCGCGGCGCACTGCCAGAATACCCTCCTGGGCGAGGTAGTGCTGGGCCATGTCGTCGATGCCCTTCTGGCAGATGACGACGTCGGCGCCGGCGTCTTTGAGCTTGTCGACGTACTCGCGGAGCTGTTCTTCCTCCTGGTCGAGGAACTGCTGGAGCTGGTCGGGGTCGGTGACGTTGACCTCGGTGTCGAGCTCGGTCTCGGGCACCTCGATGGCGGTGTCGAGCAGCGCCACGTCGGCGTCCTCGACGGCGTAGGGCATGTTCTCGTGGACGCGCTCCTTGTCGATGATGACGCCCTCGACGAGCTCGGACTCGTCGATGGAGCCGCCGACGACGGTCTCGAGCTGGATGTTGTCCGTGTCGACGCCCTCCTCGTCGGCGACCGACTGGACGGCGTCGACGACGAGCGCGGAGAGGGTGTCCTTGGCGTTCTCGGCGCCCTTGCCGGTCATGGCGGTGGCGGCGATGGACTCGAGGATCTCGGTGTCGTCGGCGTCGACCTCGATGGCGATGTCCTCGAGGGCCTCCTTGGCCTTCTCGGCGGCCTGGCGGTAGCCCTGCGCGAGGATGGTGGCGTGGATGTCCTGGTCGAGGAGGTCCTCGGCCTTGCCCAGCAGTTCGCCGGAGATGACGACGGCCGTGGTCGTGCCGTCGCCGACCTCGTCCTCCTGGGTCTGGGCGACCTCGACGATCATGTTGGCCGCCGGGTGCTCGATGTCCATCTCCTCGAGGATGGTGACGCCGTCGTTGGTGACGACGACCCCGCCGGAGTCGTCGACGAGCATCTTGTCCATCCCCTTCGGACCCAGTGTGGTCCGTACGGACTCCGCGACGGCCTTCCCGGCCGTGATGTTCATGGACTGTGCGTCCTTGCCCGAGGTCCGCTGGGAGTCCTCGGACATGATGATGAGGGGCTGGTTACCCATCTGCTGAGACATAATCAAGAGAGAGGTTGATTGCGATTCTATATAAAAGTACCGGAGGATACCGGCGTTCGGTTCGCTGCGTGCCCGAGCGGAGTGTGCGAACTCGTATCAAGGGACTATTTATATAGAGTCGACCGCCGGAACCGGCGCCGGAGGGGGCGGCTCGGCGGATCCCCTTTGACCGGCGGGCCCGTACGGGGGGTATGGCAGAGACACCGACGGTCGGACCGGAGCGCAGCGGTCGCCGAACCATCGGAACGGTGGTCGCGGGCGTCCTCCTCGTCAACCTCGCCGGCGCGGCGCCGGCGGTGCTGTCGGGCCCCGGGTCGCCGTGGTTCCAGGGGCTCGCGAAACCCGCTATCTACCCGCCGCCGTGGCTGTTCGGCGTCGTCTGGACGCTCCTGTTCACCCTGATGGGCGTCGCCGTCGCGCTCGTGTGGCTGGCCGGTGAGAGCGACCCGGTCGGAGGGGGACGCGACGGCTGGACCGCCCGCCGGGTCGCGCTGGCGGCGTTCGTCGGCCAGATGGTCCTCAACGTCGCCTGGACACCAGCCTTCTTCGCCGCGGAGAACCTGCTCGCCGGGCTCGTCGTGATCGTCGCACTGTGGCCCGCCGTGGTCGCGACCATCTGGGCGTTCGACCGCGTCGACCGTCGTGCTGCGGCGCTGCTCGTGCCGTATCTCGCCTGGGTCACCTTCGCCGCGGTGTTGAACTACCGGTTCCTGGCGCTGAACTGAGAGTCCAGTGGCCGATGTCGAATCGAACGGCCGCTCAGAGCGGCTTCGGCCGGACGTACGCGTCGACGTTCGCACCGTCGAGGTCTTCGAGCGTGTCGACGAACCGGTCTTCCCCGCCGTCGGTCAGCGCTTCGAGGCCGCTGTCGTCGTCGCCGCCACCGCAGCCTCCGGACCGCTGGTGAGGCTACAGTTTGTCCAGTCGAAGAGAACGTCCCAGCAGGTCAAAATAGACCAGAGTCGGTTCTGGACCTTCAGTTCAGAGCAGATTCTGCCGGATGTACGTATCGACGTTCTCTCCGTCCAGTTCGTCGAGCGTGTCTAGGGCATCCTCGATCGAGTCGAGGTCATCGTCGGTGAAATCGTCCTGCTGGGCGACTCGCCCCAGCGAGATCAGCAGATCATGTTTACTCACGTCGGTGTCCAAGTTCATCACTTTCGTTACGACGTTCTCGTCGTCGGGACCGTCCAGACGGACGAACGACGGTGGGATCGCCTCGTGCAGCAACGCCGACGCGTGTTCGTCGGTGTGTGGCTCCCGGGGAATCTCCGCCAGCATCGCCTGGATCAGGTCGAGCTGGTCGTCGTGTTTTTTGTCGACGACGTTCCGGACGAACGCGTCGTCGTCGACTCGCCGGAGGTTCCGCTCGTCGTCGACGCGGACGCGGCGGAGCCGAAGCGCGTCGTTCGTGAACTCGCCAGAGATGTCGTCCGGTTCGACGCCCACGTCCGCGCCGTACTCGCCAGCGTCGAGGTTGGCGAACGGGTCGGAGAGACCGACCGCTTGGCCG
Above is a genomic segment from Halosimplex halophilum containing:
- a CDS encoding TspO/MBR family protein: MAETPTVGPERSGRRTIGTVVAGVLLVNLAGAAPAVLSGPGSPWFQGLAKPAIYPPPWLFGVVWTLLFTLMGVAVALVWLAGESDPVGGGRDGWTARRVALAAFVGQMVLNVAWTPAFFAAENLLAGLVVIVALWPAVVATIWAFDRVDRRAAALLVPYLAWVTFAAVLNYRFLALN